The genomic segment CTTCAATGAATGCATCCCCgttgaataattattatttcttgcACATACACAGACCTTACGGACcccacatttcatttattatatcatcTTATTTCTATTTCCATCAGAAATCTGCTGTGAATGGATGGAACCCTATGCACGTAGGATTGATCCAAGTGGAAACAGTCACTGACAAGGGATGGGTAGTTACCAACAATAAAAAGGCGGGAAAGAGTAAAGCATTTGATGAGAACAAGAACCTGCTGGAGGAGgacaaagagagaagagagagtacAGACAGCGGGGTGAGCGTTGGCCAGCAGCATTCAGTTAAGAACCCAAGCACAGATGGAAATATGGGACAGGAAGACAGCGGCTGTGGCAGTGTGACTGACTCCGAGGACAGTCTCAGCAGTGGAAGAAGAAGTCTGGAAGAGCTCCCTTCCCTGGACGGAGGAGTAAATAGCTGCAACCAAACTGAAAGAAAAGAGGACAGTGGCTTGGGAATGGGAAACCGGGATGTGTCTGACAATCTCAATGGGGCAGGTGGGGACCTCCTGTCTGAGATAGTAGTCGTTGGGGATGGATATCGTAGTCAGAGTCCTTCAACTTTTGCTGAAAGTGAGGCCAACATCCCATGTGACGTAGAGGCTAACATGGCTAGCCCTAGCTGTGGCTATCGGTCTGGTCATGTCACATGCTTGTGTTCTGACGTTGAGACTTGCATGTGGTGCAAAACCAGGAAGCTACCAACAGACAGTGATTCATTGTCTCATGAGCAAACCACAACCGATAATGACAACGACAGACCAAGCTATTTGAAAAAATCTCCTTTACAGTCTGTGAATGTATTAGGTTTGGGGGATTTGTCCTCCCAGTATGACGAGGACTGCAGCGAGTCGTCGCTTTTTATCACCTGTCCACTACTTCTACAAGAACCTTGCGAGATGGACACGTTGCCTCTTAAGTTAGGAGACATAGAACTGACATTCACGTGAGATGTGGGCTTTTTATGACTGGGTAAAAGCACAGATCAAAGCGTATCTGCTTTCCCTCATGTTGCTTGCTCCAGAAGACGTTTATTTCTCGATTAGAGCAACAGCAGAGAGATGCTTTGTGTGGCTATGTCACTAATACTGGGACATCCGATGTGGGACCGTCCCTCTGTGACTTCCTGCATGCATCAGGTTATCATTTTGCCAATATGATGACCAGAGAGGAGACATTCAAGCTTCTATTTGAGTGAATAAGAGTGAGATACTATCAGAATGGGATGACGATGACACTGAGACATTTCTAATTCTCAGTATCTAATCTCACGAATCTCACCCACCATTGAGACAGTGACGCAATTATGTTACAATCTCAAAAAAAAGGGGGGAGTTTTGGTAGCAATGCTGCAGAAGAACACATTTTTTTGGGtgcc from the Carassius gibelio isolate Cgi1373 ecotype wild population from Czech Republic chromosome A15, carGib1.2-hapl.c, whole genome shotgun sequence genome contains:
- the LOC128028793 gene encoding uncharacterized protein LOC128028793, giving the protein MDWISWISFLVTLIIIPVYISGEPLELNVTFDIWEGNVTVLWDPPEVAPLNALYQVNTALDKGPDAEWDIVPECNMTTETRCELGNFIYKPLMKIKIGLFEGNYNFSWSDPRRIHLMDSKLLAPEFDLSSSSNTVKVKIYRKPFLKDLFDYGTEYTAILYPKGRESEALTVIDDEEDGEVEFTSLSLWQEYCVQVKVEMVSNDGRNTSLPQCIYLSADMSLMIFIAAIGVVGVMSFFMFAVCFFLKRPSKMPAVLKSAVNGWNPMHVGLIQVETVTDKGWVVTNNKKAGKSKAFDENKNLLEEDKERRESTDSGVSVGQQHSVKNPSTDGNMGQEDSGCGSVTDSEDSLSSGRRSLEELPSLDGGVNSCNQTERKEDSGLGMGNRDVSDNLNGAGGDLLSEIVVVGDGYRSQSPSTFAESEANIPCDVEANMASPSCGYRSGHVTCLCSDVETCMWCKTRKLPTDSDSLSHEQTTTDNDNDRPSYLKKSPLQSVNVLGLGDLSSQYDEDCSESSLFITCPLLLQEPCEMDTLPLKLGDIELTFT